From the genome of Pungitius pungitius chromosome 21, fPunPun2.1, whole genome shotgun sequence, one region includes:
- the kcnj12a gene encoding ATP-sensitive inward rectifier potassium channel 12, with amino-acid sequence MSVGRINRYSIVSSEEEGLRLTTMHGMNGFGNGKIHTRRKCRNRFVKKNGQCNVQFSNMEDKSQRYMADIFTTCVDIRWRWMLLVFTLVFVVSWLLFGLAFWVIALLHGDLDNPAGDDNFTPCVLQVNGFVAAFLFSIETQSTIGYGYRCVTEECPVAVFMVVFQSIVGCIIDCFMIGAIMAKMARPKKRAQTLLFSHNAVIAMRDGKLCLMWRVGNLRKSHIVEAHVRAQLIKPRITDEGEYIPLDQIDINVGFDKGLDRIFLVSPITILHEIDVNSPLFGIGKQDLETADFEIVVILEGMVEATAMTTQARSSYLASEVLWGHRFEPVLFEEKNLYKVDYSHFHKTYEVPSTPRCSAKDMVENKYLVPSSNAFCYENELAFLSRDEGEEDVGGGSRVVANLSPDRNSRHEFERLQAPRAVDQRSYRRESEI; translated from the coding sequence ATGAGCGTGGGCAGGATCAACCGCTACAGCATTGTGTCGTCTGAGGAAGAGGGCCTGCGCCTCACGACCATGCATGGTATGAACGGCTTCGGCAATGGCAAGATCCACACGCGCCGCAAGTGCCGCAACCGCTTCGTCAAAAAGAACGGCCAGTGCAATGTGCAGTTTTCCAACATGGAGGACAAGTCGCAGCGCTACATGGCCGACATCTTCACCACGTGTGTGGATATTCGCTGGCGATGGATGCTGTTGGTCTTCACCCTTGTTTTCGTTGTCTCCTGGCTGCTCTTTGGCTTGGCCTTTTGGGTCATTGCTCTGCTGCACGGAGATCTGGATAACCCCGCCGGAGACGACAACTTCACTCCCTGCGTCCTCCAGGTCAACGGATTTGTGGCGGCGTTTCTATTCTCCATTGAGACACAGTCGACCATAGGTTACGGCTACCGCTGTGTGACTGAAGAGTGCCCGGTGGCTGTCTTCATGGTGGTCTTCCAGTCCATAGTGGGATGCATCATTGACTGCTTTATGATTGGCGCCATCATGGCCAAGATGGCGAGGCCTAAGAAGCGAGCGCAAACGCTGTTGTTCAGCCACAACGCTGTCATTGCCATGCGGGATGGAAAGCTGTGCCTAATGTGGCGGGTGGGGAACCTGCGCAAGAGCCACATCGTAGAGGCCCACGTGAGGGCACAGCTCATCAAACCTCGGATCACTGACGAGGGGGAATACATTCCTCTGGACCAGATAGACATTAATGTGGGCTTCGACAAAGGTCTGGACAGGATCTTCTTGGTTTCGCCCATCACCATTCTGCATGAGATAGATGTGAACAGCCCCCTGTTTGGGATTGGCAAACAGGACTTGGAGACGGCGGACTTTGAGATCGTCGTCATCTTGGAGGGGATGGTTGAAGCGACCGCCATGACCACGCAAGCTCGCAGCTCCTACTTGGCCTCTGAGGTCCTTTGGGGTCACCGTTTCGAGCCGGTCTTGTTCGAGGAGAAGAACCTGTACAAGGTGGATTACTCTCACTTTCACAAAACCTACGAGGTGCCGTCCACCCCCCGCTGCAGTGCCAAGGACATGGTTGAGAACAAGTACTTAGTCCCAAGCTCTAACGCTTTCTGCTACGAAAATGAGCTGGCCTTCCTCAGCCGCGATGAAGGCGAGGAGGACGTAGGCGGTGGCAGCAGGGTTGTGGCGAACCTCAGTCCAGACAGGAACAGCCGACATGAGTTTGAGCGCTTACAGGCCCCCAGGGCGGTGGATCAAAGATCATATCGTCGAGAGTCGGAAATATGA